The Vibrio astriarenae genome contains a region encoding:
- the fliN gene encoding flagellar motor switch protein FliN codes for MEPSDDQKLADEWAAALGEDPMAPDVDVDDILAAPLDELQDTSSPISDDERRKLDTILDIPVTISMEVGRSQISIRNLLQLNQGSVVELERVAGESLDVLVNGTLIAHGEVVVVNDKFGIRLTDVISQTERIKKLR; via the coding sequence ATGGAACCATCTGACGATCAGAAACTGGCTGACGAATGGGCAGCTGCACTGGGTGAAGACCCAATGGCACCGGATGTGGATGTCGATGATATTCTTGCCGCTCCACTAGATGAGCTTCAAGATACCTCTTCACCTATCTCTGACGATGAGCGACGTAAGCTTGATACGATTTTAGATATTCCTGTCACTATCTCGATGGAAGTAGGCCGCTCACAAATTAGTATTCGTAACCTTTTGCAATTAAACCAAGGTTCTGTTGTTGAACTGGAACGGGTCGCAGGTGAATCACTGGACGTATTAGTCAATGGTACCTTGATCGCTCATGGTGAAGTTGTTGTTGTAAACGATAAGTTTGGTATTCGTCTGACAGACGTCATTAGCCAAACGGAACGTATCAAGAAGTTGCGCTGA
- the fliO gene encoding flagellar biosynthetic protein FliO, protein MSPAVFAAVEPKEHFDVATTIGSLFIVILVIVALMFVLKKMRVPSLLNHKDLAIVRQIPVGQKERLAVVKAGDEHFLVGITQHNINLVSKLETPLSDDVQDDSTFGSQLSKMLNKNSHG, encoded by the coding sequence ATGTCTCCAGCTGTATTCGCCGCAGTTGAACCGAAAGAGCACTTTGATGTCGCGACTACTATTGGTTCGCTGTTTATCGTCATTCTCGTTATTGTTGCGCTTATGTTTGTGCTTAAAAAGATGCGTGTTCCGTCGTTGCTCAATCATAAAGATCTCGCCATCGTTCGTCAGATCCCGGTTGGACAAAAAGAGCGGCTCGCTGTCGTCAAAGCAGGTGACGAGCACTTTTTAGTCGGAATTACTCAACACAACATTAATCTGGTTTCTAAGCTAGAGACTCCGCTCAGTGACGATGTACAAGATGACAGCACGTTTGGCTCACAACTCAGTAAGATGCTGAATAAGAATTCTCATGGTTAA